Proteins encoded within one genomic window of Microbacterium soli:
- a CDS encoding polyprenyl synthetase family protein, producing MRPSPVPDAVSARLEEFLGRIRAEGDGYGTDAALFLDAAGAALSGGKRLRARFCHAGWLAASPASDDLSALWGLCAALEIFQSAALVHDDLIDNSDTRRGRPAAHRALESAHRTAGWHGDAESFGRSAAILLGDLLVAWSDDLLEESLRGHPHAAATRAEYARMRRDVTIGQLLDITEESAWSVNEPAVLLERALRVASLKSAGYSVIEPLLLGASLAGADAGLLSSLRAIGHPVGMAFQLRDDLLGVFGDPLVTGKPAGDDLREGKRTALIALARERLSSADRAGLDRALGDPDLSPSDVRALQTLIDGTGAVAQIEEMIAEYGARAEQALASAAVDAEAAATLRELAEAAIARSA from the coding sequence GTGCGCCCCTCCCCCGTCCCCGATGCCGTGTCCGCCCGCCTGGAGGAATTCCTCGGCAGGATCCGTGCGGAAGGCGATGGCTACGGTACGGACGCCGCCCTGTTCCTGGACGCCGCAGGAGCAGCCCTCTCCGGCGGGAAACGCCTGCGCGCGCGGTTCTGCCACGCGGGCTGGCTGGCCGCGTCGCCCGCGTCCGACGACCTCTCCGCGCTCTGGGGGCTGTGCGCGGCGCTGGAGATCTTCCAGTCCGCGGCGCTCGTGCACGACGACCTCATCGACAACTCCGACACCCGACGCGGACGCCCCGCCGCGCACCGCGCGCTGGAGAGCGCCCACCGCACGGCGGGCTGGCACGGCGACGCCGAATCGTTCGGACGATCCGCTGCGATCCTGCTGGGAGACCTGCTGGTGGCGTGGAGCGACGATCTCCTCGAGGAATCGCTGCGGGGACACCCGCACGCGGCCGCCACCCGCGCGGAGTACGCGCGCATGCGCCGGGACGTCACGATCGGACAGCTGCTGGACATCACCGAGGAGTCGGCGTGGAGCGTCAACGAGCCCGCCGTGCTGCTCGAGCGCGCACTGCGCGTCGCATCACTGAAGTCCGCCGGGTACAGCGTCATCGAGCCGCTGCTGCTGGGGGCATCGCTGGCGGGGGCGGATGCGGGGCTGCTGTCCTCACTGCGCGCCATCGGCCACCCCGTGGGCATGGCGTTCCAGCTGCGCGATGATCTGCTCGGCGTCTTCGGAGATCCCCTCGTGACGGGCAAGCCCGCCGGCGACGATCTCCGCGAGGGCAAGCGCACCGCTCTCATCGCCCTCGCCCGTGAGCGCCTCTCGTCAGCCGACCGGGCCGGGCTCGATCGGGCCCTGGGAGACCCCGACCTGTCGCCCTCCGATGTTCGTGCGCTGCAGACGCTCATCGACGGCACCGGGGCGGTGGCGCAGATCGAGGAGATGATCGCCGAGTACGGCGCACGGGCCGAGCAGGCACTGGCATCCGCCGCGGTCGACGCCGAGGCGGCGGCGACGCTTCGCGAGCTGGCAGAGGCCGCGATCGCGCGCTCGGCGTAG
- the pknB gene encoding Stk1 family PASTA domain-containing Ser/Thr kinase has product MSTPPADPLIGRLVDGRYRVRARIARGGMATVYVATDMRLERRIALKVMHAHLSDDSAFQSRFIQEARSAARLADPHVVNVFDQGQDGDLAYLVMEYLPGITLRELMREQKRLTVQQTVTIMDAILSGLSAAHRAGIVHRDVKPENVLLAEDGRIKIGDFGLARATTANTATGAQLMGTIAYLAPELVTRGTADARSDIYALGIMLYEMLVGEQPYQGEQPMQIAFQHATEQVPRPSVRNPGVPAALDELVLWATEKSPDERPLNAQAMLDRLREIEQELGITPIRTSAHSASREHDSGAVTKILPGTAVIAGPVAPAETETDNGARLRRRSARRRARGALLLSIVLLLAVSAGGVGWWFGSGPGSLITVPPVAGLTLADAQNAITDAGLHPETMEKPSIDIDAGDVIDSDPGAGERVEKESAVTLIVSSGPARHTIGKLSGSTEDEVRRTLVANGVNVDDDVERYFASLERGLVLNVRITPRAGGEPYGCGDGCDLFEDDDALIQISLGEVPNVVGKTVDDAVKELQDVELKVDGNRPEEWSDTAAKGTVIAQTTERPGGGSWRPGDTVTLTVSKGPQLFAVPDVAGLTRDDAVKKLKDAGFSATYAPFWSGVPNALTQAKSTDPESGSMRRRGTEIYIVLNVSG; this is encoded by the coding sequence GTGAGCACTCCGCCGGCAGACCCCCTCATCGGGCGGCTCGTCGACGGCCGGTACCGGGTGCGCGCGCGCATCGCGCGCGGCGGCATGGCGACGGTGTATGTCGCCACCGACATGCGTCTGGAGCGCCGTATCGCGCTCAAGGTCATGCACGCCCATCTCAGCGACGACTCGGCGTTCCAGAGCCGGTTCATCCAGGAGGCGCGCTCGGCCGCCCGCCTGGCCGACCCGCATGTGGTCAACGTGTTCGACCAGGGGCAGGACGGCGACCTCGCCTATCTCGTGATGGAGTACCTCCCCGGCATCACGCTGCGCGAGCTCATGCGCGAGCAGAAGCGCCTGACGGTGCAGCAGACCGTCACGATCATGGACGCCATCCTGTCCGGCCTGTCCGCGGCGCACCGCGCGGGCATCGTGCACCGCGATGTGAAGCCCGAGAACGTGCTGCTGGCCGAGGACGGGCGCATCAAGATCGGCGACTTCGGGCTGGCGCGCGCCACCACGGCCAACACCGCCACGGGCGCGCAGCTGATGGGGACGATCGCGTACCTCGCACCGGAGCTGGTCACCCGCGGGACGGCAGACGCGCGCAGCGACATCTACGCGCTGGGGATCATGCTGTACGAGATGCTCGTCGGCGAGCAGCCGTACCAGGGCGAGCAGCCCATGCAGATCGCCTTCCAGCACGCCACCGAGCAGGTGCCCCGCCCGAGCGTGCGCAACCCCGGCGTGCCCGCGGCGCTGGACGAGCTGGTGCTGTGGGCGACCGAGAAGTCGCCCGACGAGCGTCCGCTGAACGCGCAGGCGATGCTCGACCGGCTCCGCGAGATCGAACAGGAGCTGGGAATCACCCCCATCCGGACCTCCGCGCACTCCGCCTCCCGCGAGCACGACTCCGGCGCGGTGACCAAGATCCTGCCCGGGACGGCCGTCATCGCCGGTCCCGTCGCACCGGCCGAGACGGAGACCGACAACGGAGCCCGGCTGAGACGCCGCTCCGCACGCCGCCGCGCACGCGGAGCCCTGCTGCTGTCGATCGTGCTGCTGCTGGCCGTCTCAGCCGGCGGCGTCGGGTGGTGGTTCGGCTCCGGACCCGGGTCTCTCATCACGGTGCCGCCCGTGGCGGGGCTGACACTGGCCGATGCGCAGAACGCGATCACGGATGCCGGCCTGCATCCGGAGACGATGGAGAAGCCGTCGATCGACATCGACGCGGGTGATGTGATCGACTCCGACCCGGGCGCGGGCGAACGCGTCGAGAAGGAGAGCGCCGTCACGCTCATCGTCTCCTCCGGCCCCGCCCGACACACCATCGGCAAGCTCAGCGGCTCCACCGAGGATGAGGTTCGCCGCACGCTGGTCGCCAACGGCGTCAACGTCGACGATGACGTCGAGCGCTACTTCGCCTCTCTCGAGCGCGGCCTCGTGCTGAACGTGCGGATCACTCCCCGAGCCGGGGGCGAGCCCTACGGATGCGGTGACGGCTGCGATCTCTTCGAGGACGACGACGCCCTCATCCAGATCTCCCTCGGCGAGGTCCCGAACGTCGTCGGCAAGACCGTGGACGACGCCGTGAAGGAGCTGCAGGACGTCGAGCTGAAGGTCGACGGCAATCGTCCGGAGGAGTGGAGTGACACCGCCGCGAAGGGCACCGTCATCGCGCAGACCACGGAGCGTCCCGGTGGTGGCAGCTGGCGCCCCGGCGACACCGTGACGCTGACGGTCTCGAAGGGCCCGCAGCTGTTCGCCGTTCCCGACGTCGCCGGGCTGACGCGTGACGATGCGGTGAAGAAGCTGAAGGATGCGGGCTTCTCCGCGACGTACGCGCCGTTCTGGAGCGGTGTCCCGAACGCCCTCACGCAGGCCAAGAGCACCGACCCGGAGAGCGGATCGATGCGTCGCCGGGGAACCGAGATCTACATCGTGCTCAATGTGAGCGGCTGA
- a CDS encoding class II 3-deoxy-7-phosphoheptulonate synthase produces MHPSHPELDAWRSLPIKQQPQWPDGERVAEVSAQIASLPPLVFAGEVDDLRARLARAASGHAFLLQGGDCAETFAGATADQIRNRIKTVLQMAVVLTYGASMPVVKMGRMAGQFAKPRSSDTETRGDVTLPAYRGDIVNGYDFTAASRQPDAGRLLQGYHMASSTLNLIRAFTQGGFADLREVHSWNRGFAQNPANQRYERMAAEIDRAIKFMEAAGADFEELKRVEFFTGHEGLLMDYERPMTRIDSRTGTPYNTSAHFLWIGERTRGLDDAHVDYFSRIRNPIGVKLGPTTTPDTALALIDRLDPEREPGRLTFITRMGAGRIRDALPPLLEAVRDSGATPLWVTDPMHGNGITTSTGYKTRRFDDVIDEVRGFFEAHRAAGTFPGGIHVELTGDDVTECLGGSEHIDEASLATRYESLCDPRLNHMQSLELAFLVAEELEKR; encoded by the coding sequence ATGCATCCCTCGCACCCTGAACTCGACGCGTGGCGCTCCCTTCCCATCAAGCAGCAGCCGCAGTGGCCGGACGGCGAGCGGGTGGCCGAGGTGTCCGCGCAGATCGCGTCGCTGCCACCGCTGGTGTTCGCGGGCGAGGTCGACGACCTTCGCGCCCGCCTGGCGCGAGCGGCGTCCGGGCACGCCTTCCTGCTGCAGGGCGGAGACTGCGCGGAGACGTTCGCCGGGGCCACGGCCGATCAGATCCGCAACCGCATCAAGACCGTGCTGCAGATGGCCGTCGTGCTCACCTACGGCGCATCGATGCCGGTGGTCAAGATGGGGCGCATGGCGGGCCAGTTCGCCAAGCCGCGCTCCAGCGACACGGAGACCCGCGGGGATGTCACCCTGCCCGCCTACCGCGGCGACATCGTCAACGGGTACGACTTCACCGCGGCCTCCCGGCAGCCCGACGCCGGCCGCCTGCTGCAGGGCTACCACATGGCGTCGTCGACGCTGAACCTCATCCGCGCCTTCACGCAGGGCGGGTTCGCCGACCTGCGCGAGGTGCACTCCTGGAACCGCGGCTTCGCGCAGAACCCGGCCAATCAGCGCTACGAGCGCATGGCGGCGGAGATCGATCGCGCGATCAAGTTCATGGAGGCGGCGGGTGCCGACTTCGAGGAGCTCAAACGGGTGGAGTTCTTCACCGGTCACGAGGGCCTGCTCATGGACTACGAGCGGCCGATGACGCGCATCGACTCGCGCACCGGGACCCCGTACAACACGTCCGCGCACTTCCTGTGGATCGGGGAGCGCACCAGAGGCCTCGACGACGCGCACGTGGACTACTTCTCCCGCATCCGCAACCCCATCGGCGTCAAGCTCGGGCCGACCACGACACCCGACACGGCGCTCGCCCTCATCGACAGGCTCGACCCGGAGCGCGAGCCCGGGCGTCTCACCTTCATCACGCGGATGGGTGCGGGCAGGATCCGGGACGCCCTGCCCCCGCTGCTGGAGGCCGTGCGGGACTCGGGGGCCACGCCGCTGTGGGTCACCGACCCCATGCACGGCAACGGCATCACGACCTCGACGGGGTACAAGACCCGTCGCTTCGACGATGTGATCGACGAGGTGCGCGGCTTCTTCGAGGCGCACCGCGCGGCGGGGACCTTCCCCGGCGGCATCCACGTGGAGCTCACCGGCGACGACGTCACGGAGTGCCTGGGCGGCTCGGAGCACATCGACGAGGCCTCCCTCGCCACGCGCTACGAGAGCCTGTGCGACCCGCGGTTGAACCACATGCAGAGCCTCGAGCTGGCCTTCCTCGTGGCAGAGGAGCTCGAGAAGCGCTAG
- a CDS encoding Rv2175c family DNA-binding protein, with protein MSENAPEPTDWLTLPELAEALGETPGRVRRLLDEHYLVGSRRDGAFAVPSLFLVDGRPLPSLRGTIIALQDAGFDDDEVIDWLLAQEDSLGRSPIAALRDGHKSAVRSIARTLA; from the coding sequence GTGTCTGAGAACGCCCCTGAACCGACCGACTGGCTGACCCTCCCCGAGCTCGCCGAGGCGCTCGGCGAGACTCCCGGGCGTGTGCGCCGACTGCTCGACGAGCATTATCTGGTCGGCTCGCGCCGGGACGGCGCCTTCGCGGTGCCCTCCCTCTTCCTCGTCGACGGCAGGCCGCTGCCATCGCTGCGCGGGACGATCATCGCGCTCCAGGATGCCGGGTTCGACGACGACGAGGTCATCGACTGGCTGTTGGCGCAGGAGGATTCGCTCGGTCGCAGCCCCATCGCCGCCCTGCGGGACGGTCACAAGAGCGCCGTGCGCAGCATCGCCCGCACACTCGCCTGA
- the mraZ gene encoding division/cell wall cluster transcriptional repressor MraZ encodes MLLGTHTPKLDDKGRVILPAKFREDLAGGIVVTRGQERCLYVFSTAEFEAMHERIRQAPLSNKQARDFLRMFLSGASAEMPDSQNRITIPGHLRQYAGLQKELVVTGVGAHAEIWDAAAWNAYLEGNEESYAELEQEVIPGLF; translated from the coding sequence ATGCTGTTGGGGACGCACACGCCCAAGCTGGACGACAAGGGCCGAGTCATCCTCCCCGCGAAGTTCCGTGAGGATCTCGCCGGCGGCATCGTCGTCACCAGAGGGCAGGAGCGTTGCCTGTACGTGTTCAGCACCGCCGAGTTCGAGGCCATGCACGAACGCATCCGGCAGGCTCCGCTGAGCAACAAGCAGGCCAGGGACTTCCTACGCATGTTCCTCTCCGGCGCCAGCGCCGAGATGCCCGACAGTCAGAACCGGATCACGATTCCCGGTCATCTGCGCCAGTACGCGGGGTTGCAGAAGGAGCTGGTCGTCACGGGTGTCGGCGCGCACGCAGAGATCTGGGACGCCGCCGCGTGGAACGCGTACCTGGAGGGCAATGAGGAGTCGTACGCAGAGCTGGAGCAGGAGGTGATTCCCGGATTGTTCTGA
- a CDS encoding DUF3040 domain-containing protein, whose protein sequence is MPLSEQEQRMLDEMERHLLKHDADVVSAPSGDRALSYRNLVYGALLLLAGVGGLVAAVVASGGIGQIGSIVIGVIAFVAMLGGAIVAFTPVRRASSGVRPGAGPRPDRQRDASFMERMNDRWDRRQDER, encoded by the coding sequence ATGCCTCTTTCCGAGCAGGAGCAGCGCATGCTCGATGAGATGGAGCGCCATCTCCTGAAGCATGACGCGGATGTGGTGAGCGCGCCGTCCGGGGACCGTGCGCTCAGCTACCGGAACCTGGTCTACGGCGCCCTGCTGCTGCTTGCCGGCGTGGGAGGGCTGGTGGCCGCGGTCGTCGCCAGCGGCGGCATCGGGCAGATCGGCAGCATCGTGATCGGCGTCATCGCGTTCGTCGCGATGCTCGGCGGGGCCATCGTCGCCTTCACTCCCGTTCGACGTGCGTCCTCCGGAGTCCGCCCCGGTGCGGGACCGCGTCCCGACCGTCAGCGCGACGCCTCCTTCATGGAGCGCATGAACGATCGGTGGGATCGGCGGCAGGACGAGCGCTGA
- the rsmH gene encoding 16S rRNA (cytosine(1402)-N(4))-methyltransferase RsmH: MSLRDIHTPVLLDRCVELLAPALAADGAVLVDATLGMGGHSEAFLERFPGIRLIGLDRDTDALDIARERLSPYADRITLVHSVYDEIGLHAHGASAILFDLGVSSLQLDEAERGFAYSQDAPLDMRMDQTKGRTAAAILAEYSEGRLRRIFERYGEEKLAGRYARFIVEARQERPLLRSGELVDLLIAATPAAAQRAGHPAKRVFQALRIEVNSELSVLADAIPSAMDALAVGGRIVILAYQSLEDRLVKQAFASASASTAPAGLPVELPEHAPRFRMLTRGAETAGEEERARNPRAIPARLRAAQKLRETT, translated from the coding sequence ATGAGCCTCCGCGACATCCACACGCCGGTCCTGCTGGACCGCTGCGTCGAACTGCTCGCCCCCGCTCTTGCGGCAGACGGGGCCGTGCTCGTCGACGCGACGCTCGGCATGGGCGGGCATTCCGAGGCGTTCCTGGAGCGATTCCCGGGCATCCGGCTGATCGGGCTGGATCGCGACACCGACGCGCTGGACATCGCGCGCGAGAGGCTCTCGCCGTACGCGGACCGGATCACGCTGGTGCACAGCGTCTACGACGAGATCGGTCTGCATGCCCACGGCGCGTCGGCGATCCTCTTCGACCTCGGGGTCTCCTCCCTGCAGCTCGACGAGGCGGAGCGGGGCTTCGCGTACTCCCAGGACGCGCCACTGGACATGCGCATGGACCAGACCAAGGGGCGCACCGCCGCCGCGATCCTCGCCGAGTACAGCGAGGGTCGGCTGCGCAGGATCTTCGAGCGCTACGGCGAGGAGAAGCTCGCCGGCCGCTACGCCCGCTTCATCGTCGAGGCACGGCAGGAGCGTCCGCTCCTGCGCTCCGGGGAGCTCGTCGATCTGCTCATCGCGGCCACCCCCGCCGCGGCGCAGAGGGCGGGGCATCCGGCCAAACGCGTCTTCCAGGCGCTGCGCATCGAGGTCAACTCCGAGCTGAGCGTGCTCGCCGACGCCATCCCCTCCGCGATGGACGCGCTGGCCGTCGGCGGTCGCATCGTGATCCTGGCGTACCAGTCGCTGGAGGACCGCCTCGTCAAGCAGGCCTTCGCCTCCGCATCCGCCTCCACCGCGCCCGCCGGGCTCCCCGTCGAGCTTCCGGAGCATGCGCCGCGGTTCCGCATGCTCACCCGGGGGGCGGAGACGGCGGGCGAGGAGGAACGCGCACGCAACCCGCGCGCCATCCCCGCCCGCCTGCGCGCAGCGCAGAAGCTCAGGGAGACGACATGA
- a CDS encoding muramidase family protein encodes MHNRSARARSLRLGAPAAVIGTLAAVLTAVPTEAEEPVRSAPASVGAHEARAARPAAPRAAVSRPASTVSDYVVRPGDTVSGIAIRHGLRPADVLGWNGLGWRSVIHPGQTLRLVPGAAPAAAAATSPAPPAATVHTVAPGDTVYAIARRYGTTVDAVITANGLGDSALIHPGQHLRVPGATTAGPAPTAAPAAQTHRVVAGDTLFGIARKHGTSVAVLMQANGLRDGSIIYPGQTLRLSPASTQRRAVLDATQRGHAQHIIRVGRELGVPDRGIAIALATAMVESSLRNLDHGDRDSLGLFQQRPSQGWGTPAQIMDADRSIRVFYGGGHDPNGAASRGLLDVTGWQHMPFTQAAQTVQVSAYPERYGQWEQQATEWVAALG; translated from the coding sequence ATGCACAATCGCTCGGCCCGCGCCCGGTCGCTCCGCCTCGGAGCGCCTGCCGCCGTGATCGGAACCCTCGCCGCCGTCCTCACCGCAGTGCCCACGGAGGCCGAGGAGCCCGTCCGCTCCGCCCCCGCCTCGGTCGGCGCGCACGAGGCCCGCGCCGCTCGGCCGGCCGCCCCGCGCGCCGCCGTGTCGCGACCGGCGTCGACTGTCTCCGACTACGTGGTGCGTCCGGGAGACACCGTGTCCGGCATCGCCATCCGGCACGGGCTGCGCCCGGCCGATGTGCTCGGCTGGAACGGTCTGGGCTGGCGCTCGGTGATCCACCCGGGCCAGACGCTGCGACTGGTCCCCGGCGCTGCGCCGGCGGCAGCGGCAGCGACGTCTCCTGCCCCGCCGGCCGCGACCGTGCACACCGTGGCGCCCGGCGACACCGTGTACGCGATCGCACGCAGGTACGGCACCACCGTCGACGCCGTCATCACCGCGAACGGGCTCGGCGACTCGGCGCTCATCCATCCCGGCCAGCACCTGCGGGTGCCCGGCGCGACGACGGCGGGACCCGCCCCCACCGCGGCTCCCGCCGCGCAGACCCACAGGGTCGTCGCCGGAGACACGCTGTTCGGGATCGCGAGGAAGCACGGCACGAGCGTGGCCGTGCTGATGCAGGCGAACGGACTCCGCGACGGGAGCATCATCTATCCGGGTCAGACCCTGCGACTCTCCCCCGCGTCCACGCAGCGCAGGGCCGTCCTGGACGCCACCCAGCGCGGGCACGCCCAGCACATCATCCGCGTCGGGCGCGAACTCGGCGTACCGGACCGCGGGATCGCCATCGCGCTGGCGACGGCCATGGTGGAGTCCTCGCTGCGCAACCTCGACCACGGCGACCGCGATTCCCTCGGCCTGTTCCAGCAGCGGCCGAGCCAGGGATGGGGGACGCCCGCGCAGATCATGGACGCCGACCGCAGCATCCGGGTGTTCTACGGCGGTGGGCACGACCCCAACGGCGCAGCCAGCCGCGGCCTGCTCGACGTGACCGGATGGCAGCACATGCCGTTCACGCAGGCCGCACAGACCGTGCAGGTGTCGGCGTACCCGGAGCGCTACGGCCAGTGGGAGCAGCAGGCGACCGAGTGGGTCGCCGCGCTGGGATGA
- a CDS encoding penicillin-binding protein 2 gives MTTRATRGTRRRTVVALAVILAVLSAFILRLIDIQVVQADDHVADSLGKLSSSTTIPGARGDIVDAEGTVLASDAFVYDAQLDPKLIHQYETETDPRKKPELSWDQASEKIAGIVGMTGDEVRGIVAAALEKNPNSRYAKLKNGLSTEQYLQLRDLRLAYLHNASRAIRVYPDGAVAGNLVGFLNGAGEPQYGIERMDQSCLAAKNGSTTYRRGQGGVRVPGSERTVPAVDGGTVRLTIDADLNWYLQQMIAEEAQRQGARAGSVTVVEVKTGKIRAAAEYPSVDPNDVDTVPQEFWRSHVFSDAYEPGSTFKAITAATVIDQGKATPLSHVTAPAHMVFPNGAVINDAAPHPVYEYTLAGAMIDSSNVSLSMFGSRVDPGTREEYLRSFGVGSPTAVDFHSEAAGILEDSAKWDNQSLYTTTFGQHFTVTPVQIAGAYQAIANDGRKIDLSLVESCTDADGTVHEAAAPESRRIIKSETAADVRRMLENVAVQSSNARAVKVPGYRIGMKTGTGEKPDGHGGYKKGVYFTNMVGIAPIEDPQYVVVVTLDEPTKMRSSAATAVAFQQAVTQVMKTYRVPPSSKPMGELLPKFN, from the coding sequence ATGACGACACGCGCAACACGCGGGACACGACGGCGCACGGTCGTCGCGCTCGCCGTGATCCTCGCGGTGCTGTCCGCCTTCATCCTGCGTCTGATCGACATCCAGGTGGTGCAGGCCGACGACCACGTCGCCGACTCCCTCGGCAAGCTCAGCAGCTCCACCACCATCCCCGGTGCGCGCGGTGACATCGTCGATGCCGAGGGCACGGTGCTGGCCTCGGACGCCTTCGTGTACGACGCTCAGCTGGATCCGAAGCTCATCCACCAGTACGAGACCGAGACCGATCCGAGGAAGAAGCCCGAGCTGTCCTGGGACCAGGCCAGCGAGAAGATCGCCGGGATCGTCGGGATGACCGGAGACGAGGTGCGGGGCATCGTGGCGGCGGCACTGGAGAAGAACCCGAACAGCCGGTACGCCAAGCTGAAGAACGGACTGTCCACGGAGCAGTACCTGCAGCTGCGGGACCTGCGTCTGGCCTACCTGCACAACGCCTCCCGGGCCATCCGGGTGTATCCCGACGGCGCCGTGGCGGGCAACCTCGTCGGCTTCCTCAACGGGGCGGGCGAACCGCAGTACGGCATCGAGCGGATGGACCAGTCCTGCCTGGCGGCCAAGAACGGCTCGACGACGTACCGGCGCGGCCAGGGCGGTGTGCGGGTCCCCGGCAGCGAGCGCACCGTCCCCGCCGTGGACGGCGGCACGGTGCGGCTGACCATCGATGCGGATCTGAACTGGTACCTGCAGCAGATGATCGCCGAGGAGGCGCAGCGCCAGGGCGCGCGGGCGGGCAGCGTCACCGTCGTCGAGGTGAAGACCGGGAAGATCCGCGCCGCGGCGGAGTACCCCTCCGTCGACCCCAACGACGTCGACACCGTGCCACAGGAGTTCTGGCGCTCGCACGTCTTCTCCGATGCCTACGAGCCGGGGTCGACGTTCAAGGCCATCACCGCCGCGACCGTCATCGATCAGGGCAAGGCGACGCCGCTGTCGCATGTGACCGCCCCCGCGCACATGGTCTTCCCCAACGGGGCGGTCATCAACGACGCCGCCCCGCATCCGGTCTACGAGTACACCCTCGCCGGAGCCATGATCGACTCCTCGAACGTCTCGCTGTCGATGTTCGGCAGCAGAGTCGACCCCGGCACGCGCGAGGAGTACCTGCGGAGCTTCGGGGTCGGAAGTCCCACCGCCGTCGACTTCCACAGCGAGGCCGCCGGGATCCTCGAGGACTCCGCCAAGTGGGACAACCAGTCGCTGTACACCACCACCTTCGGCCAGCACTTCACCGTCACGCCCGTGCAGATCGCCGGCGCCTACCAGGCCATCGCCAACGACGGCAGGAAGATCGACCTGTCCCTGGTCGAGTCCTGCACCGACGCCGACGGCACCGTGCACGAGGCCGCCGCGCCCGAGAGCAGACGCATCATCAAGTCGGAGACCGCGGCCGATGTGCGCCGGATGCTGGAGAACGTCGCCGTGCAGAGCTCGAACGCCAGAGCCGTCAAGGTTCCCGGATACCGGATCGGCATGAAGACCGGGACGGGGGAGAAGCCCGACGGGCACGGCGGGTACAAGAAGGGCGTGTACTTCACCAACATGGTCGGCATCGCCCCGATCGAGGACCCGCAGTACGTCGTCGTCGTGACGCTGGACGAGCCGACTAAGATGAGAAGCTCCGCCGCAACCGCCGTCGCGTTCCAGCAGGCGGTGACCCAGGTCATGAAGACCTATCGCGTGCCACCGTCCTCGAAGCCGATGGGCGAGCTGCTTCCCAAGTTCAACTAG